From a single Microbacterium murale genomic region:
- the recF gene encoding DNA replication/repair protein RecF (All proteins in this family for which functions are known are DNA-binding proteins that assist the filamentation of RecA onto DNA for the initiation of recombination or recombinational repair.) yields MIVEHLSLVDFRNYATAELALLPGPNVLVGRNGQGKTNLAEAVVFLATLGSHRVSSDAPMVRDGQEYAVIRARLSVGERRVLAEVQINRQGSNKARINGSPSKTNELPRYAHVVLFAPEDLQIVRGDPSSRRRFADQLLIQRTPRMAAVLGDYDRVLKQRTALLKSARARGIRDEALSTLDVWNDKLVALGSEIIDARVRLATDLQQPLAAAYTAIAGADHTPEIEWALSVRGGDPEEGEEGSSDSRGEIAEMFRVALDAKRTQELDRGLTLVGPHRDDLLLRVRGLPVKGYASHGESWSVALALRLASAELLRAESPAGDPVLILDDVFAELDADRRQRLAGLTVGYEQVVVTAAVEEDIPEELHRHVVRIDAGTITDDRAPADESSAEIAAVESADDSSEEADDE; encoded by the coding sequence GTGATTGTGGAGCATCTGAGCCTGGTGGACTTCCGCAATTATGCGACCGCCGAACTCGCCCTGCTCCCCGGGCCCAATGTGCTGGTCGGCCGCAATGGCCAGGGCAAGACCAACCTCGCGGAAGCAGTGGTCTTCCTCGCGACTCTGGGTTCGCATCGGGTGTCATCGGATGCTCCGATGGTCAGAGACGGCCAGGAATACGCGGTGATCCGTGCGCGTCTCTCCGTCGGCGAGCGGCGAGTGCTCGCCGAGGTGCAGATCAACAGGCAGGGTTCGAACAAAGCACGCATCAATGGGTCGCCGTCGAAGACGAATGAGCTCCCCCGATACGCGCACGTCGTGCTCTTCGCGCCGGAGGACCTGCAGATCGTCCGTGGTGATCCGTCCTCACGGCGGCGTTTCGCAGATCAGCTGCTGATCCAGCGCACTCCGCGGATGGCTGCTGTGCTCGGCGACTACGATCGCGTGCTCAAGCAGCGAACCGCCCTGCTGAAATCTGCTCGCGCCCGCGGCATCCGCGACGAAGCACTCTCGACTCTCGATGTGTGGAATGACAAGTTGGTCGCGCTCGGATCCGAGATCATCGACGCGCGGGTGCGCCTCGCGACAGATCTGCAGCAACCACTGGCCGCCGCGTACACGGCGATCGCCGGTGCGGATCACACCCCCGAGATCGAATGGGCCTTGTCGGTGCGCGGTGGAGATCCGGAAGAAGGCGAAGAAGGATCTTCGGATTCGCGCGGTGAGATCGCCGAGATGTTCCGCGTGGCGCTGGACGCGAAACGTACCCAGGAGCTCGATCGCGGACTCACGCTGGTCGGACCGCACCGCGACGATCTCCTGCTGCGCGTTCGCGGGTTGCCGGTGAAGGGGTACGCCTCGCACGGCGAATCCTGGTCGGTCGCACTCGCACTGCGGTTGGCGTCGGCCGAACTCCTGCGTGCGGAATCCCCCGCCGGCGATCCGGTGCTCATCCTGGACGACGTCTTCGCGGAGTTGGATGCCGATCGCAGGCAGCGGCTGGCCGGTCTCACGGTCGGCTACGAGCAGGTGGTGGTGACCGCTGCAGTCGAGGAGGATATCCCCGAGGAGCTGCATCGCCATGTCGTTCGCATCGATGCGGGCACGATCACCGATGATCGTGCCCCAGCCGACGAGAGCAGTGCAGAGATCGCAGCCGTTGAAAGCGCCGACGACAGCAGTGAGGAGGCAGATGATGAGTGA
- a CDS encoding DUF721 domain-containing protein, giving the protein MSDAASETPETIATYLRLRGLKPSSKSWKRKRRIRDDDENAPFTPGRDPGALGAVLDKLSRESGWEITLSREDLVRQWADLAGSDTAKHSEPVSLENGMLTVKCDSTAWAKNLQFMRATILTEIGRQYPKAGVNNLRFIGPDVPSWKWGPRAVPGRGPRDTYG; this is encoded by the coding sequence ATGAGTGACGCGGCATCCGAAACCCCGGAGACTATCGCGACCTATCTGCGTCTGCGAGGTCTGAAGCCGAGCTCGAAATCCTGGAAGCGCAAGCGCCGCATCCGTGACGACGACGAGAATGCTCCCTTCACGCCTGGTCGCGACCCGGGCGCGCTCGGTGCGGTGCTCGACAAGCTCAGTCGGGAGTCGGGGTGGGAGATCACCTTGTCCCGCGAGGATCTCGTGAGGCAGTGGGCGGATCTCGCGGGCTCGGACACCGCGAAGCACTCGGAACCGGTCTCGCTGGAGAACGGGATGCTGACGGTCAAATGCGATTCGACGGCCTGGGCGAAGAACCTCCAGTTCATGCGCGCGACCATCCTCACCGAGATCGGACGACAGTATCCGAAGGCGGGTGTGAACAACCTCCGTTTCATCGGGCCGGACGTTCCCTCTTGGAAATGGGGGCCGAGAGCCGTCCCAGGGCGTGGTCCACGCGATACCTACGGGTAG
- the gyrB gene encoding DNA topoisomerase (ATP-hydrolyzing) subunit B, with product MTPETPADEPESTTGGTPDAEPIATPKQKQQGEYGANEIQVLEGLEAVRKRPGMYIGSTGPRGLHHLVQEIVDNSVDEAMAGHADTILVTLLSDGGVRVVDNGRGIPVDPHSSDPSKSTVEVVLTILHAGGKFGGGGYAVSGGLHGVGSSVVNALSTRFDIEIMRQGHVWSHSFSNGGVPQAEGLVKGAETDETGTIITFWPDAEIFTEGVEFDYETLRTRFQQMAFLNKGLRIELQDEREGSTYEVEEEGTTVTKQRGDVFLYERGLVDYVEYLNRVRHAEVVNDEIIDFESEDTERKISLEVAMQWTTGYTENVFTYANTINTHEGGTHEEGFRAALTTLVNKYARANNLLKEKDDNLSGDDVREGLTAVISIKLGEPQFEGQTKTKLGNTEAKAFVQKVVGDQLGDWLERNPTQAKNVIRKSIDAATARMAARKARETARRKSVFESAAMPDKLKDCTSKDPSISEIFLVEGDSAGGSAVQGRDPHTQAILALRGKILNVERARLDKALGNREVQAMIQAFGTGIGEDFDIEKARYHKIVLMADADVDGQHITTLLLTLLFRYMRGLIEAGFVYLAMPPLYRLKWSNQPHEYVYSDAERDALLKHGVDNGKRIPKDNGVQRYKGLGEMNAKELWETTMDHNTRTLRQVTIEDAAAADEIFSVLMGEDVESRRNFIQRNAKDVRFLDI from the coding sequence ATGACGCCTGAAACCCCCGCTGACGAGCCTGAATCGACAACCGGGGGCACCCCCGACGCCGAGCCCATCGCAACCCCCAAGCAGAAGCAGCAGGGCGAGTACGGAGCCAACGAGATCCAGGTCCTCGAGGGTCTGGAAGCTGTGCGCAAGCGCCCCGGCATGTACATCGGATCGACCGGTCCACGCGGACTGCACCATCTGGTGCAGGAGATCGTCGACAACTCCGTCGATGAGGCGATGGCGGGTCACGCCGACACGATCCTCGTGACACTGCTGTCAGACGGAGGAGTTCGTGTCGTCGACAACGGTCGAGGCATTCCGGTCGACCCCCATTCCTCAGACCCGAGCAAATCCACCGTCGAGGTGGTGCTGACGATCCTGCACGCTGGCGGCAAGTTCGGTGGCGGCGGATATGCCGTCTCCGGTGGTCTGCACGGCGTGGGTTCTTCGGTCGTGAACGCGCTCTCCACACGCTTCGACATCGAGATCATGCGGCAGGGCCACGTGTGGAGCCACAGCTTCTCGAACGGCGGTGTGCCGCAGGCTGAGGGACTCGTCAAGGGTGCGGAGACCGACGAGACCGGAACGATCATCACGTTCTGGCCGGATGCCGAGATCTTCACGGAAGGCGTCGAGTTCGACTACGAGACCCTGCGCACGCGTTTCCAGCAGATGGCGTTCCTGAACAAGGGGCTGCGCATCGAACTGCAGGATGAGCGCGAAGGCTCGACCTACGAGGTCGAAGAAGAGGGCACCACTGTCACGAAGCAGCGTGGCGACGTCTTCCTCTACGAACGAGGCCTCGTCGACTATGTCGAGTATCTGAACAGGGTGCGTCACGCCGAGGTCGTCAACGACGAGATCATCGATTTCGAGTCGGAGGACACCGAACGCAAGATCTCGCTCGAGGTCGCGATGCAGTGGACGACCGGTTACACCGAGAACGTCTTCACCTACGCGAACACGATCAACACCCACGAGGGCGGCACCCACGAAGAGGGCTTCCGTGCTGCTCTGACGACGCTGGTCAACAAGTACGCGCGTGCGAACAACCTGCTCAAGGAGAAGGATGACAACCTCTCCGGAGATGATGTGCGCGAGGGGCTGACGGCCGTCATCTCGATCAAGCTCGGCGAGCCGCAGTTCGAGGGGCAGACGAAGACGAAGCTCGGCAACACCGAGGCGAAGGCGTTCGTGCAGAAGGTCGTCGGCGACCAGCTCGGTGACTGGCTGGAACGCAACCCGACCCAGGCTAAGAACGTGATCCGCAAGTCGATCGATGCGGCGACCGCGCGCATGGCCGCGCGCAAGGCCCGCGAGACCGCTCGCCGCAAGAGCGTGTTCGAGTCGGCCGCGATGCCCGACAAGCTCAAGGACTGCACGAGCAAGGATCCGTCGATCAGTGAGATCTTCCTCGTCGAGGGTGACTCGGCAGGAGGTTCGGCCGTGCAGGGCCGCGATCCGCACACCCAGGCGATCCTCGCGCTGCGCGGCAAGATCCTCAACGTCGAGCGCGCTCGACTCGACAAGGCGCTGGGCAACCGCGAGGTCCAGGCGATGATCCAGGCCTTCGGCACCGGCATCGGCGAGGACTTCGACATCGAGAAGGCGCGCTATCACAAGATCGTGCTGATGGCGGATGCCGATGTCGACGGGCAGCACATCACGACGCTGCTGCTGACCCTGCTGTTCCGTTACATGCGCGGGCTCATCGAGGCAGGATTCGTCTATCTCGCGATGCCGCCGCTGTACCGTCTGAAGTGGTCGAACCAGCCGCACGAGTACGTCTACTCGGATGCCGAGCGCGACGCTCTGCTCAAGCACGGGGTCGACAACGGCAAGCGAATCCCCAAGGACAACGGCGTGCAGCGCTACAAGGGTCTCGGCGAAATGAACGCCAAGGAACTGTGGGAGACCACGATGGATCACAACACGCGTACGCTCCGCCAGGTGACCATCGAGGACGCCGCCGCCGCGGATGAGATCTTCAGCGTGCTGATGGGCGAGGACGTCGAGTCGCGCCGCAACTTCATCCAGCGCAACGCGAAGGACGTCCGTTTCCTGGACATCTAG
- the gyrA gene encoding DNA gyrase subunit A, whose amino-acid sequence MTDEERPDAVPFHEHGKIDQVDLKFEMERSYLDYAMAVIVGRALPDVRDGLKPVHRRVIYGMYDGGYRPDKAFSKCARVVGEVMGQYHPHGDTAIYDTLVRLVQQWALRYPLALGQGNFGSPGNMGAAAPRYTETKMAPLALEMVRDIEEETVDFSPNYDGQTQEPDVLPARFPNLLVNGSVGIAVGMATNIPPHNLREVSDAALWALDNPDLPREELLEGLIQRIPGPDFPTGAQILGSKGIHEAYRTGRGSITMRAVVNVEEIQGRTCLVITELPYQVNPDNLAVKIGDLARDGKITGIADIRDETSDRTGQRLVVVLKRDAVAKVVLNNLYKHTQLQDNFGANMLAIVDGVPRTLALDGFITNWIAHQIDVIVRRTTYRLRKAEERMHILRAYLKALDALDEVIALIRRSPTVDEARTGLKSLLDIDDVQADAILAMQLRRLAALERQKIIDEANEIEAQITEFKAILADEARQRTIIREELTGIVERFGDDRRTHILQGFDGDVSMEDLIAEEEMVVTVTRDGYIKRTRSDNYRSQHRGGKGVKGAQLRADDIVEHFFVTTTHHWLLFFTDKGRVYRTKTYEVPEAGRDAKGTHVANLLALQPDESIAQVLDIRDYDVAEYLVLATRDGLVKKTRLTEYDTNRQGGVIAIRLREEDELVSALLVDNTDDILLISRHGMSLRFNATDEALRPMGRATAGVKGMSFRGEDNLLSASVADENAFVFVVTDGGYAKRTAVDAYRVQGRGGIGIKVAKLNDDRGTLAGGLIVSEDDEVLVVLSSGKVVRSAVAEVPAKGRDTMGVVFARTSEKDRILAIARNGERRIVEELDEADSDTETPEESNDV is encoded by the coding sequence ATGACTGACGAAGAACGCCCCGACGCCGTACCCTTCCACGAACACGGCAAGATCGACCAGGTCGACCTGAAGTTCGAGATGGAGCGCAGCTATCTCGACTACGCCATGGCGGTCATCGTCGGGCGTGCGCTGCCGGATGTGCGCGACGGACTGAAGCCCGTGCACCGCCGGGTGATCTACGGCATGTACGACGGCGGCTACCGTCCGGACAAGGCGTTCTCGAAGTGCGCGCGCGTGGTCGGCGAGGTCATGGGTCAGTACCACCCGCACGGTGACACTGCGATCTACGACACCCTCGTGCGACTGGTGCAGCAGTGGGCGCTGCGGTACCCGCTCGCTCTGGGGCAGGGTAACTTCGGCTCCCCCGGCAACATGGGTGCGGCCGCTCCCCGTTACACCGAGACCAAGATGGCTCCGCTTGCGCTCGAGATGGTGCGCGACATCGAAGAGGAGACCGTCGACTTCTCGCCGAACTACGACGGCCAGACCCAGGAGCCCGACGTCCTGCCGGCGCGATTCCCGAACCTGCTGGTCAACGGGTCGGTCGGCATCGCGGTCGGCATGGCGACCAACATCCCCCCTCACAACCTCCGCGAGGTGTCGGATGCCGCGCTCTGGGCACTGGACAACCCCGACCTTCCGCGTGAGGAGCTCCTCGAGGGGCTCATCCAGCGGATTCCCGGTCCTGATTTCCCGACCGGCGCGCAGATCCTCGGATCCAAGGGCATCCACGAGGCATATCGCACCGGCCGAGGGTCGATCACGATGCGCGCCGTCGTCAACGTCGAGGAGATCCAGGGCCGTACGTGCCTCGTGATCACCGAGCTGCCGTATCAGGTGAACCCCGACAACCTCGCGGTGAAGATCGGTGATCTCGCCCGTGACGGCAAGATCACCGGCATCGCCGACATCCGAGACGAGACCAGTGACCGTACCGGTCAGCGCCTCGTCGTCGTTCTCAAGCGGGATGCCGTCGCCAAGGTCGTGCTGAACAACCTGTACAAGCACACCCAGCTGCAGGACAACTTCGGCGCCAACATGCTGGCCATCGTCGACGGCGTGCCACGCACGCTCGCCCTCGACGGCTTCATCACCAACTGGATCGCACACCAGATCGACGTGATCGTGCGGCGCACCACCTACCGCCTGCGCAAGGCGGAAGAGCGCATGCACATCCTGCGCGCGTACCTCAAGGCGCTCGACGCGCTCGATGAGGTCATCGCGTTGATCCGCCGTTCCCCGACGGTCGACGAGGCTCGCACCGGATTGAAGTCGCTGCTCGACATCGATGATGTGCAGGCCGATGCGATCCTGGCGATGCAGCTGCGCCGCCTTGCGGCACTCGAGCGTCAGAAGATCATCGACGAAGCGAACGAGATCGAAGCGCAGATCACTGAATTCAAAGCGATCCTCGCCGACGAGGCACGCCAGCGCACCATCATCCGCGAAGAGCTGACGGGTATCGTCGAGCGGTTCGGCGACGACCGCCGCACGCACATCCTGCAGGGCTTCGACGGTGACGTCTCGATGGAAGACCTGATCGCCGAGGAGGAGATGGTGGTCACCGTCACACGTGACGGCTACATCAAGCGCACGCGCAGCGACAACTACCGCTCGCAGCACCGCGGGGGCAAGGGCGTCAAGGGCGCCCAGCTGCGGGCAGACGACATCGTCGAGCACTTCTTCGTCACGACGACTCACCACTGGCTGCTGTTCTTCACCGACAAGGGGCGCGTCTACCGCACCAAGACGTACGAGGTGCCTGAGGCCGGCCGCGACGCGAAGGGCACGCACGTCGCGAATCTGCTCGCGCTGCAGCCGGATGAGAGCATCGCGCAGGTGCTCGACATCCGCGACTACGACGTGGCAGAGTACCTGGTGCTCGCGACGCGCGACGGCCTGGTGAAGAAGACCCGTCTGACCGAGTACGACACCAATCGCCAAGGCGGCGTCATCGCGATCCGCCTGCGCGAAGAGGACGAGCTCGTCAGTGCCCTGCTCGTCGACAACACCGACGACATCCTGCTCATCTCGCGTCACGGCATGTCGCTGCGCTTCAACGCCACGGACGAGGCGCTGCGCCCGATGGGACGCGCCACGGCGGGCGTGAAGGGGATGAGCTTCCGCGGAGAGGACAACCTGCTCTCGGCATCCGTCGCCGACGAGAACGCTTTCGTGTTCGTCGTCACCGACGGGGGCTACGCGAAGCGCACCGCGGTCGACGCGTATCGCGTTCAAGGACGCGGCGGAATCGGCATCAAGGTCGCCAAACTCAACGACGATCGGGGCACTCTCGCCGGCGGTCTGATCGTGTCTGAGGACGACGAGGTCTTGGTGGTTCTGTCCAGCGGCAAGGTGGTACGCTCTGCCGTGGCCGAGGTGCCCGCCAAGGGCCGTGACACCATGGGAGTGGTGTTCGCCCGGACTTCCGAGAAGGACCGGATCCTCGCCATCGCACGTAACGGAGAACGTCGCATCGTCGAAGAACTGGACGAGGCGGACTCCGACACTGAGACCCCTGAGGAAAGCAACGACGTATGA
- a CDS encoding DUF3566 domain-containing protein, which translates to MSTVADKLAKKSTRKTGGKQVRLRLVYVDFWSAVKLSFLAAVALAIVTMVSFFLIFLVLQATGIMSQADEFVGNITDGSVSLASLMGLPQVMAFAAVVSILNLIVVTVLGAVGAGIYNLAVKVTGGLLVGFTSN; encoded by the coding sequence ATGAGCACAGTAGCCGACAAGCTGGCGAAGAAATCGACGCGCAAGACCGGCGGCAAGCAGGTTCGCCTGCGCCTGGTCTACGTCGATTTCTGGTCGGCGGTGAAGCTCTCGTTCCTGGCAGCGGTCGCGCTCGCGATCGTGACCATGGTCTCGTTCTTCCTGATCTTCCTCGTGCTGCAGGCGACCGGGATCATGTCGCAGGCAGATGAGTTCGTCGGCAACATCACAGACGGTTCCGTCTCGCTCGCCTCGCTCATGGGCCTGCCCCAGGTGATGGCGTTCGCGGCCGTCGTGTCGATCCTCAACCTGATCGTCGTCACCGTGCTGGGCGCCGTCGGCGCCGGCATCTACAACCTGGCCGTAAAGGTCACTGGTGGATTGCTCGTCGGCTTCACCTCGAACTGA
- a CDS encoding VIT1/CCC1 transporter family protein, producing MTAHEGEPHAAGLGQRLNWLRAGVLGANDGIVSVASLVVGVAGATTDNAALLTAGLAGLVGGAISMALGEYVSVSSQRDSERALIQKEREELRSMPDAELAELAGLYRERGLSDETALKVAEELTAHDALAAHLEVELGIDQEDLVNPWHAALSSAIAFTLGALLPLLAILIPPPEWRVPVTFVAVLIALAVTGAVAAWIGGSPPLRPSIRLVVGGALALAATWLIGTLLGTAGVV from the coding sequence ATGACCGCACATGAAGGAGAGCCGCACGCCGCCGGACTCGGACAGCGATTGAACTGGCTGCGCGCCGGAGTGCTCGGAGCCAACGACGGCATCGTCTCCGTCGCGTCACTCGTCGTCGGCGTCGCCGGCGCAACCACTGACAACGCCGCACTGCTGACCGCGGGCCTTGCCGGTCTGGTGGGTGGCGCGATCTCCATGGCGCTCGGCGAGTACGTCTCGGTGAGCAGCCAGCGCGACAGCGAACGCGCCTTGATACAGAAGGAGCGCGAGGAGCTGCGATCGATGCCGGATGCTGAGCTCGCCGAGCTCGCAGGTCTCTATCGCGAGCGCGGGCTGAGTGACGAGACCGCACTCAAGGTCGCTGAAGAGCTCACCGCGCACGACGCGCTGGCAGCGCATCTCGAGGTCGAGCTCGGTATCGATCAGGAAGACCTGGTCAATCCGTGGCATGCAGCACTCTCGTCGGCGATCGCATTCACGCTCGGCGCCCTGCTGCCGCTGCTGGCCATTCTGATCCCTCCACCGGAGTGGAGAGTGCCCGTCACGTTCGTCGCGGTTCTGATCGCGCTCGCAGTGACGGGCGCGGTCGCCGCCTGGATCGGTGGTTCGCCACCGCTTCGGCCGTCCATTCGCCTTGTGGTCGGTGGGGCACTCGCACTGGCGGCCACCTGGCTGATCGGCACTCTGCTCGGCACTGCAGGCGTCGTCTGA
- a CDS encoding sensor histidine kinase — MTTQTVPATVSATPVKAPPLRLFFTILHLAALGALGGVVIGILAATFGTGLALLFVVGIGLLFLVGFVYALFGLGWFEVVRVRGLYDLDVSDLQPRRRQRPGFGGWLRSLGRQSIDGRMWRAVASFVIACIFGALVLRLFWALIFSAITIFAPLGAAETISIPLAFGVGQVGVEWAVLVGILGVLAAAAGIIGLALLHRTISRALVVPNREAELTEQVRTTSAQREGAVRAADVERTRIERDLHDGVQPRLVSVGMTLGLAHQKIDDDPAQAKDLIAEAHTSTKAAITELRQLARGIHASVLDDRGLDAALSALASRSHIPVQLDVRMDGRCSREAEAAVYFSIAESLTNAAKHSRASECRVVVRLRDGGVLWARVEDNGMGGAQVQPGGGLDGISNRVLAAGGTFRLDSPQGGPTSLEVSVPCAS, encoded by the coding sequence ATGACCACTCAGACTGTCCCCGCCACGGTGTCCGCGACACCGGTGAAGGCACCGCCGCTTCGGCTGTTCTTCACGATTCTGCACCTCGCCGCACTCGGAGCGCTCGGCGGTGTCGTGATCGGCATCCTGGCCGCAACCTTCGGCACCGGCCTGGCACTGCTGTTCGTCGTCGGAATCGGGTTGCTGTTCCTGGTCGGCTTCGTCTACGCCCTGTTCGGCCTCGGCTGGTTCGAAGTGGTTCGCGTCAGAGGGCTGTACGACCTCGACGTCTCCGACCTCCAGCCCCGCCGCCGTCAGCGGCCCGGCTTCGGCGGCTGGCTCCGCTCACTCGGTCGTCAGAGCATCGACGGACGCATGTGGCGGGCCGTCGCGAGCTTCGTCATCGCATGCATCTTCGGTGCGCTGGTGCTCCGGCTCTTCTGGGCGCTGATCTTCTCTGCCATCACGATCTTCGCCCCGCTCGGTGCCGCCGAGACGATCTCGATCCCGCTCGCCTTCGGCGTCGGACAGGTCGGCGTCGAATGGGCCGTGCTGGTCGGCATCCTCGGCGTCCTCGCCGCGGCCGCCGGCATCATCGGCCTCGCCCTGCTGCACCGCACGATCAGCCGCGCACTCGTGGTTCCCAACCGCGAGGCAGAGCTCACCGAGCAGGTGCGCACGACGAGCGCGCAGCGTGAAGGCGCGGTCCGTGCAGCCGACGTCGAGCGTACGCGCATCGAACGTGATCTTCACGATGGCGTTCAGCCCCGCCTGGTATCGGTAGGGATGACGCTGGGCCTCGCCCACCAGAAGATCGACGACGACCCCGCCCAGGCCAAGGATCTCATCGCCGAGGCGCACACCTCGACGAAGGCCGCGATCACCGAGCTGCGACAGCTCGCCCGCGGCATCCACGCGTCGGTTCTCGATGATCGAGGGTTGGATGCTGCGCTGTCGGCCCTCGCCAGCAGGTCGCACATCCCCGTGCAGCTCGACGTGCGCATGGACGGGCGCTGCAGCCGGGAGGCCGAGGCCGCCGTCTACTTCTCGATCGCGGAATCGCTGACCAACGCCGCCAAGCACTCCCGCGCCAGCGAATGCCGGGTGGTCGTACGGCTGCGCGACGGCGGAGTGCTGTGGGCACGCGTCGAAGACAATGGCATGGGTGGCGCACAGGTGCAGCCCGGCGGTGGATTGGACGGCATCTCGAACCGCGTGCTCGCCGCCGGCGGCACGTTCCGACTCGACAGTCCGCAGGGCGGTCCGACTTCGTTGGAGGTGAGCGTGCCATGCGCATCCTGA
- a CDS encoding LuxR C-terminal-related transcriptional regulator — protein sequence MRILICEDSVLLREGLVRLLEDSGHEVVAALPDTDGLTEAVRTTDPELCILDVRLPPTFTDEGIRAALGLRRTHPSLPLLVLSQYVEERYASDLIAAQGGPLGYLLKDRVADVSEFVASVERIAEGASVLDPEVVAQLLTRRNRDDRMLQLTERERTVLSLIAEGKSNQTIAGLLFLSEGSVEKYITSIFQKLGLEPEAGNRRVLAALAHIENTVGGTGPLGNTPQTGAAR from the coding sequence ATGCGCATCCTGATCTGCGAGGATTCCGTGCTCCTGCGCGAAGGTCTGGTGCGACTGCTCGAGGACTCCGGCCACGAGGTCGTCGCTGCTCTTCCCGACACCGACGGACTCACCGAGGCCGTGCGCACGACAGATCCTGAGCTCTGCATCCTCGATGTGCGGCTCCCACCGACCTTCACAGACGAGGGCATTCGCGCGGCACTCGGGCTGCGGAGGACGCATCCTTCGCTCCCCCTCCTCGTGCTCTCGCAGTACGTCGAGGAGCGCTATGCCAGCGACCTGATCGCCGCGCAGGGTGGCCCGCTCGGCTACCTGCTCAAGGATCGTGTGGCTGATGTCTCCGAGTTCGTCGCTTCGGTCGAGCGCATCGCCGAAGGTGCGTCGGTCCTCGACCCGGAGGTGGTCGCTCAGCTGCTGACGCGTCGCAATCGCGACGATCGGATGCTGCAACTCACCGAGCGCGAGCGCACCGTGCTCTCGCTCATCGCCGAGGGCAAGTCGAACCAGACGATCGCCGGGCTGCTGTTCCTCTCCGAGGGCAGCGTCGAGAAGTACATCACCTCGATCTTCCAGAAGCTCGGCCTCGAACCCGAAGCCGGCAACCGCCGCGTGCTCGCAGCGCTCGCCCACATCGAGAACACCGTCGGCGGCACTGGTCCGCTCGGAAACACGCCACAGACAGGAGCGGCACGATGA
- a CDS encoding DUF4097 family beta strand repeat-containing protein — translation MNAESQNNQGRHDTPLSPPPAAPAEASSAPSSGNVAPGAATPSGSATRTSGPEAPRGSGARAAAITIAAFGGVALLATGGTAAVAAVNDVTTSVSSQQQADATGITGIDLDLGGAEVHVQFGDVEQAELEVSGTSSERWTLLRDDEELLVNSPDMNFGWWFGDWFEDEGTVVLTLPEDLLSERIDADISLGAGSLDVVGDFGDIDVEMGAGALFITGSADTIDADLSAGRAEFELDDVSTAAFSISAGRLEAELTGTAPTEVQVDVSAGSLLLTLPDDEYDVRQEVSAGSLDNGLQTSPNARNSIVASVSAGSAVLRPGD, via the coding sequence ATGAACGCCGAATCGCAGAACAACCAGGGCAGGCACGACACCCCCCTGAGCCCGCCGCCCGCCGCGCCGGCCGAAGCGTCTTCGGCGCCGTCTTCGGGCAACGTCGCGCCTGGTGCCGCAACCCCCTCAGGTTCGGCCACGAGGACGTCCGGACCGGAGGCGCCGCGAGGCTCTGGTGCACGAGCGGCCGCCATCACGATCGCTGCCTTCGGCGGGGTGGCTCTGCTCGCGACCGGCGGCACAGCTGCGGTCGCGGCCGTCAACGACGTGACCACGTCGGTCTCTTCGCAGCAGCAGGCCGACGCGACGGGGATCACAGGCATCGACCTGGATCTCGGGGGTGCGGAAGTGCATGTTCAATTCGGTGATGTCGAACAGGCGGAGCTCGAGGTGTCGGGCACCAGCAGTGAACGATGGACGTTGCTTCGTGATGACGAGGAGCTCCTCGTCAACAGTCCCGACATGAACTTCGGCTGGTGGTTCGGAGACTGGTTCGAAGATGAAGGAACCGTGGTGCTCACTCTTCCGGAGGATCTGCTCAGCGAGCGGATCGATGCGGACATCTCATTGGGCGCCGGCAGTCTCGATGTCGTAGGCGACTTCGGTGACATCGACGTCGAGATGGGAGCAGGCGCGCTGTTCATCACCGGATCAGCGGATACGATCGATGCGGATCTGAGTGCGGGGCGTGCCGAGTTCGAACTCGATGACGTGTCCACGGCCGCCTTCTCGATCTCGGCCGGGCGACTCGAGGCCGAGCTCACGGGGACGGCGCCCACCGAGGTACAGGTCGATGTGAGTGCAGGCTCGCTGCTGCTGACCCTTCCCGACGACGAGTACGACGTACGGCAGGAGGTCAGTGCCGGATCACTCGACAACGGACTGCAGACGTCGCCGAACGCGCGGAATTCGATCGTGGCCAGCGTCTCTGCCGGAAGCGCGGTTCTGCGGCCCGGTGACTGA